The window CGGGCGCGATCGCGCTGATCAATTCGATCGGCAATCTCGCGGGCTTCGGCGGCCCCTACCTGATCGGCTGGGTGAAAAACGCCACCGGCAGCACATCGTGGGGGCTGCTGGCCCTGGCGGTGATGCCGCTGATCGGCGGGCTGCTCGTCCTGGTGCTCAAGCACGACAGCAAGACCGAATTCGCCGGAGCGACTCAGACGCGCTGACGACAGCCTCTCAAAATCTCTCGCGACAGGTGTTGCAACTCCAGCGTGTTTTTGGCAAGCCTGTCGCGGGCTAGCATTCTGGGGGCATTATGCTGAAGACTTTGTTGGGGCTGGTGGCCATTGCCGCCATCGTGTCGGGCTGTGCGAGCGAACGGAGCGGTGCCGACTTTCTTGCGCTGTCGCAGAAGATGGGGCCGCCACGCGCGGGTCATTCGCGCATCGTGGTGTTGCGTGAAAAAGGCTATGGCGGAATCGTCGATCAGGGCTGGGACGTGAAGCTCGATGGCGGACCGATGGCCGATCTGAAGACCGGCACGTACGTCTATGCAGATCGGCCGGCCGGCCGCCATGAGCTTTCCGCAAGCGCGGATCTGTTTCCGGGGATCAGTAAGCGCGACTTTGCCGCGGCACCCGGCAAGACCTATTTTTTCCTCACGCGGCCGAGTGACAGAGCCAAAGCCCTCGGTGCCATGTCGGCTGCCGGTGGTGTCGCGGGGCTTGTCATCGGCGCCGCGGTGACCTCCAACAATGCCAACCCCGGTCCGCTCGACTTCTTTCCCATGGAGGAGGCGGAGGCGAGAACCATGATCAACGATCTTCGCCTCGCGCCGTAGCGCATCGTTTCGCCGGCTTCGGCGGTCCCGATCTGATCGGATGGGTGAAGGACAGGACGGGCAGCACGTCGTCGAGGCTGCCGGCCCTGACGGTGATGCCGCGTGCTGCAGCTCGGGACAATTTACAAACAGGGAGTCCGCCCTTGGGCAGGCTCCCTGAGGCTATGAGACCTTCCGAGCCATCCACACTTGCTCATTGCTTAGAGGGCTTTGGTTATTATATAGTCAAGATAGTCATTATGGTCATGAGGGTTTTGGCATGTCGAAAGTCAGCACCACGCCATCCTCACCGCCTCCCGGAGGCACCTGGACTCTTGCGGGGGCCAAAGCTCGGCTCTCCGAGGTGGTCGATCGTGCCCAAGCCGGACCCCAAACCATCACCCGCAACGGCAAGCCAAGTGCGGTTGTCGTCTCAGCCGAGGAATGGGCGCGCAAGACCATCCGCAAAGGCACCTTGGCTGAATTCCTGCTCGCCTCGCCGCTGCGAGGTGCTGATCTCGATCTGGAACGCCAGCGTGACACGCCTCGTGACGTCAAGCTGTGAACTTTCTGCTTGATACCAATGTGCTCTCGGAGGTGCAGCGACCTGCACCCAACCTGAAGGTCGTCGGCTGGCTTGATGTCGTCGACGAAGATCGGGTCTTCATCAGTGTCGCTTCGATTGCCGAACTTCGGCGCGGCATTGCTTTGATGGACGACGGTCGCCGACGCACCGCGCTGGCCGCTTGGCTCGCCAATGATCTGCCGGCTCGCTTCGCTGAACGAACCCTGCCGATCGATCACGCGGTCGCCGAGCAGTGGGGCGAACTGATGGCGCGCAGCCGCCGAAGTGGCGTTGCGCTATCCGTTATGGATGGCTTCTTTGCAGCGACCGCGCTTGCCAAAGACCTCACGTTGGTCACGCGCAATGTCACGGATTTTGCGTCATTCGGCGTACCGCTGTTCAACCCGTCGGAGGAGTGAGATCCGATAGGTAGTGAACTCCGGCTTGGGTGTTCATCGCTACGGCTTAAAATGCATCCTGCCAATTTCGGCCCTTGGGGAAGAACCGCAGAATCGTGACGCGATCGTCCTCCACCATGAAGTCTGTCGCTCAAATCCGACAATGCGCAAGTCTGGGCGGATATCTTCGCGCCGGTGACCGCGTTCCGAAGCGATGTCGAAACCGAGACAATAGATTTCCAGGCGTTCGATATAGGACATGGCCACGCGCACGCCGGCAGCTGCGGCAATATAATCGTAAAGTTCGATAAGATCGTCGCGTGCTTCAGGTGAAAAAATGACGTCTCGACGCCTCACGAGCCGTCCTTCAGCCGCGCGGCATGTCGTGTCTTGATCTCGGCAAAGGCCTGTTCGGCTGAGATGCCGCGGGCGGGATTGGCTTTCATGGCGTCATAGACTGGCGCCACCTCTTCGCGCAGCCAACGTTCGACGGCCGCGTCCCGCTCTTGTAGGGCGCGAAGACCGGCGCGAACCACTTCGCTTCCAGAGGCATACGCCCCCGACGACACAAGCGTGTCGATGAAAGCCGTGTGCTCGGCAGGAAGACTGAAGGTGCGTTTTTCGGAATTGGACATGACAGAGGTTTCCTGGTCGGCAGGATCTTATTCGCGGGTATGAATTTATCATACCCAAATCCGGTTCGCTTGATGACTGCAGCGGCATGATGCCTTGCGATTGTTCACTGACGATTATTGACATTCGTCAGTAGTCAGATAACTTGCCCCCAATCAGCCTTGGGAGCGACGGATGTCTGGTATCTCGGTTTATTCTCATAAAATCAGTGCCTTGATTAAAGTGCCGGCGGTGCTTCTGGCGGTCAGCCTGTTGGCGCTGACCCTGGCCGGCTGCAACGACAAGCCCGCCGAACAGGCTGCGACCGGTCGTCCGGTCCTGGTGGCGACCGTCCATTACGAGGCCGAGGCGCCCGAACGCAGCTTTGTCGGCACCATCCGCCCCCGCATCGAAACCGACATGGGCTTCCGGGTGGCCGGCAAGGTGGCGAAGCGCCTGGTCGAGGTCGGCCAGCGGGTCGAGGCCGGGCAGCCACTGGCGGTGCTCGACGAGGTCGATTTGAGGCTGCAAGCCGAGCAGGCGGAAGCGGAATACCGCGCCGCCACCGGCGTGGTGGCACAGGCGGTCGCGGCAGAGACCCGCGCCAAGGAGTTGCGTGGCAAGGGCTGGTCGACCGATGCCCAGCTCGACCAGACCAAGGCGGCTGCGGATGAAGCCCGCTCGCGCCTCATCCGTGCCGAGCGCTCGGTCGAGCTGACCAAGAATTCGCTCTCCTACACCACGCTAACCGCAGACGCCCGCGGCGTCGTCACCGCGACCCTGATCGAGCCGGGCCAGGTGGTGGCGTCGGGCCAGACCGCGATCCGTGTCGCGCGTTCGGCCGAGAAGGAAGCCGTGGTCGCGATCCCCGAGACGCTGCTGGCACGCGCCCGCGGCGGAGCCGCGCGCGTGACCCTGTGGTCGGAGCCCGACAAGAAATACACGGCGAAGCTGCGCGAACTCGCCCCGATCGCCGATGTCGCGACCCGCACGTATCTGGCTAAGTTCTCGCTGCCGGACGCGACCGATGACATGGAGCTCGGCATGACCGCGACCTTGACGCTGGCGGATGCCGACCAGGAGCGCGTCGCGCGCGTGCCGTTGTCGGCGCTGTTCAACCAGGGCGACAAGGCTTCGCTTTATGTGGTGGATCGCGAGAGCGGCGCCGTGAAGCTGTTGCCGGTGACCGTCAAATCCTACGGCACCGATACCGCCGTGATCACCGGCGGGGTGGAAGAAGGCGCGCGGGTTGTCGCGCTCGGTGTGCAGAAGCTCGATCCGGCCCAGAAGGTCCGGGTCGTCGCGTCGCTGTCGTTCTGAGCGGGGAGGGGATCATGAAGCGTTTCAACCTGTCCGCGTGGGCCGTCGCTCATCCTGCTTTGATCCTGTTCTTCATCGTTGCGCTCGGCGTCGCCGGCTTCTTCTCTTATCGTTCGCTCGGCCGCGCCGAAGATCCCTCCTTCACCATCAAGCTCGCGGTCGTCACGGCGATCTGGCCCGGCGCCACTGCGCAGGAAATGCAATCCCAGGTCTCGGACGCCATCGAAAAGAAGATGCAGGAGCTGCCTTACTTCGACAAGGTAACGACCTACACCAAACCATCGTTCACCGCGATGCAGGTGTCGTTCAAGGACAACACGCCGGCCAAGGACGTGCCGTACCTGTTCTATCTGCTGCGCAAGAAACTGGTCGATATCCAGAGCGATTTGCCGAGCGGCCTGATCGGCCCGAACGTCAATGACGAATACGGCGACGTCGACTCCATCCTCTACATGATGACCGGCGACGGGGCGAACTATGCCCAGCTCAAGACCATTGCGGAGGGCATGCGGCAGCGGCTGCTGAAGGTTCCCAACGTCACCAAGGTCAATCTGTACGGCGTGCAGGATCAGAAGATCTATGTGGAGTTCTCCCACGCCAAGCTCGCGACGCTTGGCATCTCGCCGCAGGCGATCTTCGATTCCCTGGCGAAGCAGAACGCGGTCAATCCCGGCGGCGTGGTCGAGACTTCGTCGCAGCGCGTGCCGCTGCGCGTCACCGGCGCGCTCGACGGCGCCAAGGCGGTGGCGGAGACGCCGGTGGAAAGCGGCGGCCGGGTGTTCCGGCTCGGCGACATCGCGACCATCACCCGCGGCTATGAGGATCCGTCCGACTACAAGGTGCGGCAGGAAGGCAAGCCCGCGCTCGGCATCGGCATCGTGATGGCGAAGGGCGCCAACATTATCGAGCTCGGCGAGGATATCAAAAAAGCCACCGCCGAATTCATGGCGGCGGTGCCCCAAGGCGTCGATCTCAAGCAGATCGCGGACCAGCCGCAAGTGGTCGATCACGCGGTCAGCGAGTTCGTCCATTCCTTCATCGAGGCGCTGGCCATCGTGCTGTTCGTCTCGTTCCTGGCGCTGGGATGGCGCACTGGCATCGTGGTGGCGCTCTCGGTGCCGCTGGTGCTGTCGATCGTGTTCGTGGTGATGAACGCGATGGGGCTCGACCTGCATCGCATCACGCTCGGCGCGCTGATCATCGCGCTCGGCCTGCTGGTCGACGATGCCATCATCGCGGTCGAAATGATGGTGGTGAAGATGGAGCAGGGCTGGGACCGCGTCAAAGCCGCGTCCTTTGCCTGGGAATCCACCGCGTTCCCCATGCTCACCGGCACGCTGGTGACCGCGGCGGGCTTCCTGCCGATCGGCTTCGCCAATTCGTCGGTCGGCGAGTATGCCGGCGGCATCTTCTGGATCGTGGCGATCTCGCTGGTGGCGTCCTGGTTCGTCGCGGTGATCTTTACGCCCTACATCGGTGTCAAGCTGCTGCCGAATTTCGCCAAGGGTGGTGCGCATCATGCCGATCCCCACGCGATCTATGAGACGCGGATGTACCGCGGTCTGCGCCGCGTGATCGACTGGTGCGTGCGCTGGCGCGGCACGGTGGTGATGGCGACGATCGGCGTGTTCGCGCTGTCGATCGTCGGCTTCGGCGCGGTGCAGCAGCAGTTCTTCCCGCTGTCGGAGCGTCCCGAGCTGTTCTTCCAGTTGCGGCTGCCGGAAGGCACCGCCTTCGGTGTCACCGAGAAGTCGGTCGAAAAGGCGGAAGCCCTGCTGAAGGGCGATCCGGATATCGCCACTTACACCAGTTATGTCGGGCAGGGTTCGCCGCGGTTCTGGCTCGGACTCAATCCGCAGCTGCCCAACGAATCCTTCGCCGAAATCGTCATCGTCTCCAAGGACGTCCAGGCGCGTGAGCGGATCAAGGCGCGGCTGGAAAAGGCCGTGGCCGAGGGCCAGCTCTCGGAGGCGCGGGTGCGCGTCGACCGCTTCAATTTCGGCCCGCCGGTCGGTTTCCCGGTCCAATTCCGCGTGGTCGGCCCGGATCCGCAAACGGTGCGCGACATCGCGTATCAGGTGCGCGACGTGATGCGCGCCAACACCAAGACGATCGATGCGCATCTCGACTGGAATGAGAAGACGCCCTACCTCAAGCTCGTGGTCGATCAGGACCGCGCCCGGGCGATGGGCCTCACCCCGCAGGACATCTCGCAGGCAACAGCAATGCTGATCTCGGGCGCGCCGGTCACCACCGTGCGTGACGGCATCGAGAAGGTCGGCGTGGTGGCGCGTGCGGTGAGGTCGGAGCGGCTCGATCTTGGCCATGTCGCCGATCTCACCGTCTACTCCCGCAACGGCGTTGCGGTGCCGCTCTCCCAGATCGCCAAGATCGAATATGCCCACGAGGAGCCGATCCTGTGGCGGCGCAACCGCGACATGGCGATTACCGTGCGTGCCGACATCGTCGATGGCGTGCAGGCACCTGACGTCACCAACGCGATCTGGCCGAAGCTCGAGGGCATCCGCAAGAGCCTGCAGCCTGCCTACCGGATCGAGATGGGCGGCGCGATCGAGGAATCCGCCAAGGGCAATGCCTCGATCTTCGTGCTGTTCCCGCTGATGGCGATCGCCATGCTGACGCTCCTGATGATCCAGCTACAAAGCTTCTCGCGGCTGGCGCTGGTGTTCCTCACCGCGCCGCTCGGCATCGTCGGCGCCGCGCTTGGCCTGCTGGTGGCGAATCAGCCGTTCGGCTTTGTCGCGCTGCTGGGCCTGATCGCGCTGGCTGGTATGATCATGCGAAACGCGGTGATTCTGGTCGATCAGATCGAGACCGATGTCGCCCATGGCATGACCCGCAGGGAGGCGATCGTGGAGGCTACGGTTCGGCGCGCGCGACCGGTGATTCTCACGGCGCTGGCCGCGATTCTCGCCATGGTTCCGTTGTCCCGCTCGGCGTTCTGGGGTCCGATGGCGATCACCATCATGGGTGGCCTGTTTGTGGCCACCTTCCTGACCCTGCTGTTCCTGCCCGGCCTCTATGCGTTATGGTTCCGCAAGAGTCTGGACCAGAGCGGTCCGGTGGAGGATACGGCGCTGGCGCCGGCGCTTCCGGAGGCAAAACACGGCGCGCAGCAACCCATTTATCCGGTTGCGGCGGAGTGACGAAGATACCATCTTCGGAGACCCGCCTTGACGTATTCGTCAGCGCGGGAATCGACCCAACACGGGAACGAAACAAGGGACTCTGAAATCTGAATGGTCATGATCGCCGATAACGTCGAAGCCGATACCCAGGGG is drawn from Bradyrhizobium prioriisuperbiae and contains these coding sequences:
- a CDS encoding efflux RND transporter permease subunit, whose translation is MKRFNLSAWAVAHPALILFFIVALGVAGFFSYRSLGRAEDPSFTIKLAVVTAIWPGATAQEMQSQVSDAIEKKMQELPYFDKVTTYTKPSFTAMQVSFKDNTPAKDVPYLFYLLRKKLVDIQSDLPSGLIGPNVNDEYGDVDSILYMMTGDGANYAQLKTIAEGMRQRLLKVPNVTKVNLYGVQDQKIYVEFSHAKLATLGISPQAIFDSLAKQNAVNPGGVVETSSQRVPLRVTGALDGAKAVAETPVESGGRVFRLGDIATITRGYEDPSDYKVRQEGKPALGIGIVMAKGANIIELGEDIKKATAEFMAAVPQGVDLKQIADQPQVVDHAVSEFVHSFIEALAIVLFVSFLALGWRTGIVVALSVPLVLSIVFVVMNAMGLDLHRITLGALIIALGLLVDDAIIAVEMMVVKMEQGWDRVKAASFAWESTAFPMLTGTLVTAAGFLPIGFANSSVGEYAGGIFWIVAISLVASWFVAVIFTPYIGVKLLPNFAKGGAHHADPHAIYETRMYRGLRRVIDWCVRWRGTVVMATIGVFALSIVGFGAVQQQFFPLSERPELFFQLRLPEGTAFGVTEKSVEKAEALLKGDPDIATYTSYVGQGSPRFWLGLNPQLPNESFAEIVIVSKDVQARERIKARLEKAVAEGQLSEARVRVDRFNFGPPVGFPVQFRVVGPDPQTVRDIAYQVRDVMRANTKTIDAHLDWNEKTPYLKLVVDQDRARAMGLTPQDISQATAMLISGAPVTTVRDGIEKVGVVARAVRSERLDLGHVADLTVYSRNGVAVPLSQIAKIEYAHEEPILWRRNRDMAITVRADIVDGVQAPDVTNAIWPKLEGIRKSLQPAYRIEMGGAIEESAKGNASIFVLFPLMAIAMLTLLMIQLQSFSRLALVFLTAPLGIVGAALGLLVANQPFGFVALLGLIALAGMIMRNAVILVDQIETDVAHGMTRREAIVEATVRRARPVILTALAAILAMVPLSRSAFWGPMAITIMGGLFVATFLTLLFLPGLYALWFRKSLDQSGPVEDTALAPALPEAKHGAQQPIYPVAAE
- a CDS encoding efflux RND transporter periplasmic adaptor subunit; translated protein: MSGISVYSHKISALIKVPAVLLAVSLLALTLAGCNDKPAEQAATGRPVLVATVHYEAEAPERSFVGTIRPRIETDMGFRVAGKVAKRLVEVGQRVEAGQPLAVLDEVDLRLQAEQAEAEYRAATGVVAQAVAAETRAKELRGKGWSTDAQLDQTKAAADEARSRLIRAERSVELTKNSLSYTTLTADARGVVTATLIEPGQVVASGQTAIRVARSAEKEAVVAIPETLLARARGGAARVTLWSEPDKKYTAKLRELAPIADVATRTYLAKFSLPDATDDMELGMTATLTLADADQERVARVPLSALFNQGDKASLYVVDRESGAVKLLPVTVKSYGTDTAVITGGVEEGARVVALGVQKLDPAQKVRVVASLSF
- a CDS encoding type II toxin-antitoxin system VapC family toxin, yielding MNFLLDTNVLSEVQRPAPNLKVVGWLDVVDEDRVFISVASIAELRRGIALMDDGRRRTALAAWLANDLPARFAERTLPIDHAVAEQWGELMARSRRSGVALSVMDGFFAATALAKDLTLVTRNVTDFASFGVPLFNPSEE
- a CDS encoding DUF2846 domain-containing protein, translated to MLKTLLGLVAIAAIVSGCASERSGADFLALSQKMGPPRAGHSRIVVLREKGYGGIVDQGWDVKLDGGPMADLKTGTYVYADRPAGRHELSASADLFPGISKRDFAAAPGKTYFFLTRPSDRAKALGAMSAAGGVAGLVIGAAVTSNNANPGPLDFFPMEEAEARTMINDLRLAP
- a CDS encoding type II toxin-antitoxin system RelE/ParE family toxin; the protein is MRRRDVIFSPEARDDLIELYDYIAAAAGVRVAMSYIERLEIYCLGFDIASERGHRREDIRPDLRIVGFERQTSWWRTIASRFCGSSPRAEIGRMHFKP
- a CDS encoding type II toxin-antitoxin system ParD family antitoxin; translated protein: MSNSEKRTFSLPAEHTAFIDTLVSSGAYASGSEVVRAGLRALQERDAAVERWLREEVAPVYDAMKANPARGISAEQAFAEIKTRHAARLKDGS
- a CDS encoding type II toxin-antitoxin system Phd/YefM family antitoxin; the protein is MSKVSTTPSSPPPGGTWTLAGAKARLSEVVDRAQAGPQTITRNGKPSAVVVSAEEWARKTIRKGTLAEFLLASPLRGADLDLERQRDTPRDVKL